The genome window GCGCCGAGCGAACGCCGGGCGGAGTTTCCGTGACTTACGAGGTCCGCGGCGACATCGAGCGGCTCGCGATCCCACCCCGCGCCCCCGCGGCGCGAAGAATCGACGGCCTGTGGGAGCACACCTGCTTTGAGGCGTTCGTCGCGGTCGAGGGGCTCGACGGATACACCGAGCTCAATTTCTCGCCGTCCGGGGAATGGGCGGCGTATACGTTTGACGCCTATCGTGCCGGCCGTTCCCGTCTCGAAATCGCCGCCCCTGTCATCGCCGTGCTCGCGCGCCGCGACAGACTCGTCCTGAGCGCGGCCGTCGATCTTCCGGCTTTGCCGGTCGTGGCCGGCCGGCCGCTTCGACTCGGCCTCTGCGCGGTGATCGAGGACAAGGAAGGCTCGCTTTCCTACTGGGCGCTCGCGCACCCCTCGAAGCGGCCCGACTTTCACCATCCCGGCGGCTTTGTTCTGGCGCTCGCTTAGGAGACGCATGAGATTCGGTATCGATCGGCTGCTGGACGATCCGGCGCTGCAGAGGCGGCTGGCCGGCCGTCGCGTGGCGATGCTGGCCCATCCCGCTTCGGTCACCCGCGATCTCGCCCACTCTCTCGACGCTCTTGCGGCGCTTCCGGGCATCCGCGTCTGCGCCGCGTTCGGCCCGCAGCACGGCCTTCGCGGGGACAAGCAGGACAACATGATCGAATCGGAGGATTTCATCGACCCCGTGCACGGGATCCCGGTGTTCAGCCTGTACGGCAAGTCGCGGCGCCCGACGCCGGAGATGACCGACTGCTTCGACGTGCTTCTCGTCGATCTCCAGGACCTCGGCTGTCGCGTCTATACCTTCGTCACGACGCTGC of Candidatus Zixiibacteriota bacterium contains these proteins:
- a CDS encoding DOMON-like domain-containing protein; this encodes MSREARRDKPVVTATSGRIAPNLTRCGARTALLAPHGAGAGAAVEEIECRAERTPGGVSVTYEVRGDIERLAIPPRAPAARRIDGLWEHTCFEAFVAVEGLDGYTELNFSPSGEWAAYTFDAYRAGRSRLEIAAPVIAVLARRDRLVLSAAVDLPALPVVAGRPLRLGLCAVIEDKEGSLSYWALAHPSKRPDFHHPGGFVLALA